Proteins encoded together in one Drosophila albomicans strain 15112-1751.03 chromosome 2R, ASM965048v2, whole genome shotgun sequence window:
- the LOC127565897 gene encoding neprilysin-4 isoform X1: MSRHSPLKLSLPQVQHNVAATSAPSRRVVLGLGVNQQTGRVQWCPGLTCCKLLLLLPVVMLPLTLVLLLLLRLDGMLQALQLSEEQRQQQHTTANVESMAELISSDYDSLLPDSDAYNALINEDFLLPTHSKQSQLAALAAQRARRCLPYRYGNGESLDLEERSILMKDARTSFLPHSSGVVAMPRECLEDEAVTELDYNPRKALPKRFPDSLQFWSVRERREAEQQGEELEQPDSTLTEPALPSFWNEQGTRNDIRLAQAKTMQRYMNAQIDPCVDFYKYACGNWEKLHPIPKDKAGFDTFEMLRESLDLVLRNLLEKNMQLPSGETRVQNTLFKPEPEAEQAAELTAERLRRHIVRRRHLLNRVLVRYKRFSNNTKHKRLIEPAREKSQEEQAAAVIATSNKEQDKNEKTLKEKEPLPVATSEFLKPKHDARLKAKNLYKSCVNSELLTRRGLEPLQTLIRQLGGWPVLDPEWRSTHFNWQQLAATLRRYNNDILIVQWVGADIKNSEENIIQFDQTGLGLPTREYFLQQNNAKYLHAYQRYMSEVMQKLGASKPDAMRTATELIAFETRLAAITAPAEQRLNVTKLYKRMTLQQLRAAVPQIGWTAYLSTLQGRNVNDTEQVVIYAVDYMKQLVALLAVTEPRTVANYMMWRFVRHRINNLDDRFDDIKQNFYHALFGREESPQRWKVCISQVNTNMGMAVGSMFVSRYFDDNSKRDTLRMTHELQQAFRDILKTTDWLDQSTKQLAEEKVNAMSLKIGYPDFILNAEELNEKYAGIDIHPDKYFENTLNVLLHTAKQEQSKLHERVNKTNWQTAPAIVNAYYSRNKNQIMFPAGILQPPFYHRHFPKSLNFGGIGVVIGHELTHGFDDKGRLFDSNGNIHKWWTDASIHGFDERARCIISQYGNYTVDEVGISLNGESTQGENIADNGGLRQAFHAYKRWAHDNPQEALEDTLPGLNMTGPQLFFLNFGQVWCGAMRPEAIRNKLNTAIHSPGRYRVIGTLSNSFDFAREFNCAAGTPMNPPKKCSVW; encoded by the exons ATGAGTAGACACAGCCCTTTGAAGCTGTCTCTGCCGCAGGTGCAACACAATGTTGCTGCTACTTCTGCCCCTTCGCGTCGCGTCGTTTTGGGTTTGGGGGTTAATCAACAGACGGGTCGAGTGCAATGGTGTCCGGGTCTAACGTGCTGTAAACTACTTTTGCTGCTTCCAGTGGTAATGCTGCCATTGACATTggtgctcttgctgctgctgcgactcgATGGAATGTTGCAAGCACTGCAGCTCAGCGaagagcaacggcaacaacaacacaccaCAGCCAACGTCGAGTCCATGGCCGAGCTGATCAGCAGTGACTACGATTCACTGCTGCCGGATAGCGATGCCTACAATGCGTTGATCAATGAGGATTTTCTGCTGCCCACGCATAGCAAACAAAGTCAATTGGCCGCTTTGGCTGCACAACGTGCGCGACGTTGTCTGCCTTATCGCTATGGAAATGGAGAGTCGCTGGATCTGGAGGAACGCAGCATATTGATGAAGGATGCACGCACCTCGTTTCTGCCGCACAGCAGCGGAGTTGTGGCCATGCCCCGGGAGTGTCTTGAAGATGAGGCAGTCACAGAACTGGATTACAATCCAAGGAAAGCGCTGCCCAAACGTTTTCCGGACTCGCTGCAATTCTGGTCGGTGAGGGAACGTCGCGAGGCGGAGCAGCAGGGGGAAGAATTAGAGCAACCGGACTCCACGCTGACGGAGCCAGCTTTACCTTCATTTTGGAATGAGCAAGGTACCAGGAATGACATACGCTTAGCTCAAGCGAAGACAATGCAACGCTATATGAATGCACAAATTGATCCTTGTGTGgacttttataaatatgcGTGTGGCAACTGGGAGAAGCTGCATCCCATACCCAAGGATAAGGCGGGCTTTGATACCTTTGAAATGCTGCGCGAAAGTCTTGATTTGGTGCTGCGCAATCTGCTCGAAAAGAATATGCAGCTGCCCAGCGGCGAGACACGAGTGCAGAACACGCTCTTCAAGCCGGAACCGGAAGCGGAGCAAGCAGCCGAATTAACAGCCGAGCGGCTGCGTCGCCATATTGTGCGTCGACGCCATCTATTGAATCGTGTTTTGGTGCGCTACAAACGCTTCAGCAATAATACGAAGCACAAACGCTTAATTGAGCCGGCACGTGAAAAATCACAAGAGGAACAGGCGGCAGCGGTGATTGCCACCAGCAACAAGGAGCAGGATAAGAATGAAAAGACGCTTAAGGAGAAGGAACCGCTGCCGGTGGCCACCAGCGAGTTTCTGAAACCCAAACATGATGCACGACTCAAGGCCAAGAATCTCTACAAATCTTGTGTGAATAGCGAGTTACTTACGCGTCGTGGACTCGAACCTCTGCAGACTCTCATTCGTCAACTGGGCGGTTGGCCAGTTCTCGATCCGGAATGGCGCAGCACACACTTCAATTGGCAGCAGTTGGCGGCCACGTTGCGGCGCTACAACAACGACATACTCATTGTGCAGTGGGTGGGAGCCGATATCAAGAACTCAGAGGAGAACATCATACAGTTTGATCAAACTGGATTGGGGTTACCCACCCGAGAGTATTTCCTGCAGCAGAACAATGCCAAGTATCTGCATGCCTATCAGCGTTACATGTCGGAGGTGATGCAGAAACTTGGCGCCAGCAAACCGGATGCGATGCGAACCGCCACCGAGCTGATTGCCTTTGAGACGCGACTGGCGGCGATTACAGCGCCAGCGGAGCAGCGACTCAATGTAACCAAG CTCTACAAACGCATGACTCTGCAGCAACTTCGGGCAGCCGTGCCTCAAATTGGTTGGACCGCTTACCTCAGCACATTGCAAGGACGCAATGTCAATGACACCGAGCAAGTGGTCATCTATGCGGTGGACTACATGAAGCAATTGGTGGCACTGCTGGCGGTGACCGAACCTCGCACCGTGGCCAACTATATGATGTGGCGTTTTGTGCGGCATCGCATCAACAACTTGGACGATCGCTTCGACGATATCAAGCAGAATTTCTATCATGCGTTGTTCGGACGCGAGGAGAGTCCACAACGCTGGAAGGTGTGCATCTCCCAGGTGAATACAAACATGGGCATGGCGGTGGGTTCCATGTTTGTGAGTCGCTATTTCGATGACAATAGTAAACGGGATACGCTGCGTATGACACACGAATTGCAACAAGCTTTTCGTGATATACTCAAAACCACCGATTGGTTGGATCAGAGCACCAAGCAACTGGCTGAGGAAAAGGTGAATGCCATGTCACTGAAAATTGGCTACCCTGACTTCATACTCAATGCCGAGGAGCTGAATGAGAAGTATGCGGGCATTGACATACATCCGGATAAGTATTTCGAGAACACACTCAATGTGCTGCTCCACACAGCGAAGCAGGAGCAATCGAAGCTGCATGAGCGTGTGAACAAGACCAACTGGCAGACGGCGCCGGCCATTGTGAATGCCTACTACAGtcgcaataaaaatcaaatcatgTTCCCGGCTGGAATACTCCAGCCACCGTTCTATCACCGGCACTTTCCCAAGTCATTGAACTTTGGCGGCATCGGTGTGGTCATTGGCCATGAGCTAACCCACGGCTTTGACGACAAGGGGCGACTGTTcgacagcaatggcaacataCACAAGTGGTGGACAGATGCGTCTATTCATGGCTTTGATGAGCGTGCTCGCTGCATCATTTCACAGTACGGCAATTATACGGTCGATGAGGTGGGCATCTCCTTGAATGGCGAGAGCACGCAAG GCGAAAATATCGCAGACAATGGTGGACTCCGACAGGCATTCCATGCCTACAAGCGTTGGGCGCACGACAATCCACAAGAGGCGCTGGAGGACACGCTACCCGGACTCAATATGACGGGCCCACAGTTGTTCTTTTTGAATTTCGGCCAGGTGTGGTGCGGTGCCATGCGGCCGGAAGCGATACGCAACAAACTGAATACGGCCATCCATAGTCCGGGTCGCTATCGCGTGATTGGCACGCTCTCCAACTCCTTTGATTTTGCGCGGGAGTTTAACTGTGCGGCGGGCACACCGATGAATCCTCCAAAGAAATGCAGTGTCTGGTAG
- the LOC127565897 gene encoding neprilysin-4 isoform X2: MLPLTLVLLLLLRLDGMLQALQLSEEQRQQQHTTANVESMAELISSDYDSLLPDSDAYNALINEDFLLPTHSKQSQLAALAAQRARRCLPYRYGNGESLDLEERSILMKDARTSFLPHSSGVVAMPRECLEDEAVTELDYNPRKALPKRFPDSLQFWSVRERREAEQQGEELEQPDSTLTEPALPSFWNEQGTRNDIRLAQAKTMQRYMNAQIDPCVDFYKYACGNWEKLHPIPKDKAGFDTFEMLRESLDLVLRNLLEKNMQLPSGETRVQNTLFKPEPEAEQAAELTAERLRRHIVRRRHLLNRVLVRYKRFSNNTKHKRLIEPAREKSQEEQAAAVIATSNKEQDKNEKTLKEKEPLPVATSEFLKPKHDARLKAKNLYKSCVNSELLTRRGLEPLQTLIRQLGGWPVLDPEWRSTHFNWQQLAATLRRYNNDILIVQWVGADIKNSEENIIQFDQTGLGLPTREYFLQQNNAKYLHAYQRYMSEVMQKLGASKPDAMRTATELIAFETRLAAITAPAEQRLNVTKLYKRMTLQQLRAAVPQIGWTAYLSTLQGRNVNDTEQVVIYAVDYMKQLVALLAVTEPRTVANYMMWRFVRHRINNLDDRFDDIKQNFYHALFGREESPQRWKVCISQVNTNMGMAVGSMFVSRYFDDNSKRDTLRMTHELQQAFRDILKTTDWLDQSTKQLAEEKVNAMSLKIGYPDFILNAEELNEKYAGIDIHPDKYFENTLNVLLHTAKQEQSKLHERVNKTNWQTAPAIVNAYYSRNKNQIMFPAGILQPPFYHRHFPKSLNFGGIGVVIGHELTHGFDDKGRLFDSNGNIHKWWTDASIHGFDERARCIISQYGNYTVDEVGISLNGESTQGENIADNGGLRQAFHAYKRWAHDNPQEALEDTLPGLNMTGPQLFFLNFGQVWCGAMRPEAIRNKLNTAIHSPGRYRVIGTLSNSFDFAREFNCAAGTPMNPPKKCSVW; the protein is encoded by the exons ATGCTGCCATTGACATTggtgctcttgctgctgctgcgactcgATGGAATGTTGCAAGCACTGCAGCTCAGCGaagagcaacggcaacaacaacacaccaCAGCCAACGTCGAGTCCATGGCCGAGCTGATCAGCAGTGACTACGATTCACTGCTGCCGGATAGCGATGCCTACAATGCGTTGATCAATGAGGATTTTCTGCTGCCCACGCATAGCAAACAAAGTCAATTGGCCGCTTTGGCTGCACAACGTGCGCGACGTTGTCTGCCTTATCGCTATGGAAATGGAGAGTCGCTGGATCTGGAGGAACGCAGCATATTGATGAAGGATGCACGCACCTCGTTTCTGCCGCACAGCAGCGGAGTTGTGGCCATGCCCCGGGAGTGTCTTGAAGATGAGGCAGTCACAGAACTGGATTACAATCCAAGGAAAGCGCTGCCCAAACGTTTTCCGGACTCGCTGCAATTCTGGTCGGTGAGGGAACGTCGCGAGGCGGAGCAGCAGGGGGAAGAATTAGAGCAACCGGACTCCACGCTGACGGAGCCAGCTTTACCTTCATTTTGGAATGAGCAAGGTACCAGGAATGACATACGCTTAGCTCAAGCGAAGACAATGCAACGCTATATGAATGCACAAATTGATCCTTGTGTGgacttttataaatatgcGTGTGGCAACTGGGAGAAGCTGCATCCCATACCCAAGGATAAGGCGGGCTTTGATACCTTTGAAATGCTGCGCGAAAGTCTTGATTTGGTGCTGCGCAATCTGCTCGAAAAGAATATGCAGCTGCCCAGCGGCGAGACACGAGTGCAGAACACGCTCTTCAAGCCGGAACCGGAAGCGGAGCAAGCAGCCGAATTAACAGCCGAGCGGCTGCGTCGCCATATTGTGCGTCGACGCCATCTATTGAATCGTGTTTTGGTGCGCTACAAACGCTTCAGCAATAATACGAAGCACAAACGCTTAATTGAGCCGGCACGTGAAAAATCACAAGAGGAACAGGCGGCAGCGGTGATTGCCACCAGCAACAAGGAGCAGGATAAGAATGAAAAGACGCTTAAGGAGAAGGAACCGCTGCCGGTGGCCACCAGCGAGTTTCTGAAACCCAAACATGATGCACGACTCAAGGCCAAGAATCTCTACAAATCTTGTGTGAATAGCGAGTTACTTACGCGTCGTGGACTCGAACCTCTGCAGACTCTCATTCGTCAACTGGGCGGTTGGCCAGTTCTCGATCCGGAATGGCGCAGCACACACTTCAATTGGCAGCAGTTGGCGGCCACGTTGCGGCGCTACAACAACGACATACTCATTGTGCAGTGGGTGGGAGCCGATATCAAGAACTCAGAGGAGAACATCATACAGTTTGATCAAACTGGATTGGGGTTACCCACCCGAGAGTATTTCCTGCAGCAGAACAATGCCAAGTATCTGCATGCCTATCAGCGTTACATGTCGGAGGTGATGCAGAAACTTGGCGCCAGCAAACCGGATGCGATGCGAACCGCCACCGAGCTGATTGCCTTTGAGACGCGACTGGCGGCGATTACAGCGCCAGCGGAGCAGCGACTCAATGTAACCAAG CTCTACAAACGCATGACTCTGCAGCAACTTCGGGCAGCCGTGCCTCAAATTGGTTGGACCGCTTACCTCAGCACATTGCAAGGACGCAATGTCAATGACACCGAGCAAGTGGTCATCTATGCGGTGGACTACATGAAGCAATTGGTGGCACTGCTGGCGGTGACCGAACCTCGCACCGTGGCCAACTATATGATGTGGCGTTTTGTGCGGCATCGCATCAACAACTTGGACGATCGCTTCGACGATATCAAGCAGAATTTCTATCATGCGTTGTTCGGACGCGAGGAGAGTCCACAACGCTGGAAGGTGTGCATCTCCCAGGTGAATACAAACATGGGCATGGCGGTGGGTTCCATGTTTGTGAGTCGCTATTTCGATGACAATAGTAAACGGGATACGCTGCGTATGACACACGAATTGCAACAAGCTTTTCGTGATATACTCAAAACCACCGATTGGTTGGATCAGAGCACCAAGCAACTGGCTGAGGAAAAGGTGAATGCCATGTCACTGAAAATTGGCTACCCTGACTTCATACTCAATGCCGAGGAGCTGAATGAGAAGTATGCGGGCATTGACATACATCCGGATAAGTATTTCGAGAACACACTCAATGTGCTGCTCCACACAGCGAAGCAGGAGCAATCGAAGCTGCATGAGCGTGTGAACAAGACCAACTGGCAGACGGCGCCGGCCATTGTGAATGCCTACTACAGtcgcaataaaaatcaaatcatgTTCCCGGCTGGAATACTCCAGCCACCGTTCTATCACCGGCACTTTCCCAAGTCATTGAACTTTGGCGGCATCGGTGTGGTCATTGGCCATGAGCTAACCCACGGCTTTGACGACAAGGGGCGACTGTTcgacagcaatggcaacataCACAAGTGGTGGACAGATGCGTCTATTCATGGCTTTGATGAGCGTGCTCGCTGCATCATTTCACAGTACGGCAATTATACGGTCGATGAGGTGGGCATCTCCTTGAATGGCGAGAGCACGCAAG GCGAAAATATCGCAGACAATGGTGGACTCCGACAGGCATTCCATGCCTACAAGCGTTGGGCGCACGACAATCCACAAGAGGCGCTGGAGGACACGCTACCCGGACTCAATATGACGGGCCCACAGTTGTTCTTTTTGAATTTCGGCCAGGTGTGGTGCGGTGCCATGCGGCCGGAAGCGATACGCAACAAACTGAATACGGCCATCCATAGTCCGGGTCGCTATCGCGTGATTGGCACGCTCTCCAACTCCTTTGATTTTGCGCGGGAGTTTAACTGTGCGGCGGGCACACCGATGAATCCTCCAAAGAAATGCAGTGTCTGGTAG
- the LOC127565945 gene encoding protein new-glue 1-like, protein MRVLTLFLGCAILAICFVQLTDGASSTTTTTTTTTTAATDTTTTTTASSSSDTTSTTTSSSSSSSSTSSSTTCAKKLKKLRKKYKKLLREGEETDLQTELQTEPLPEAVAPGGDS, encoded by the exons ATGAGAGTCCTAACTTTATTCCTGGGATGTGCCATCCTGGCCATTTGTTTCGTGCAGCTCACCGATGGTGCCTCCtcgacaacaactacgacgacgacaacaactacTGCAGCCACCGATACGACAACCACTACAACAGCCTCCTCCTCTAGCGATACCACCAGCACGACCACCagttccagctccagctccagctctaCCTCTAGCTCCACCACTTGTGCAAAGAAACTGAAGAAGCTAAGAAAAAAGTATAAGAAGTTGTTGC GAGAAGGAGAGGAGACAGATCTTCAGACAGAACTTCAGACAGAACCTTTACCAGAAGCGGTGGCACCAGGAGGAGATTCCTGA
- the LOC127566008 gene encoding glutamate receptor ionotropic, kainate 2 produces the protein MHFWLICIILLWPNEVRGYGSMNSYGEQSIRIGLISDDPTERIQQTFEHAISVVNSDLSIPLQGDSANVDYGNSVHAFGELCRLMQNGVGAVFGPSARHTAAHLFSACDAKDLPFIYAHLSSSQQTDGFNLHPHAEDIAHVLYDIIQQFEWSRFIFCYESSEYLTILDHLVALYGIKSPLIKVMRYDLNLNGNYKAVLRRIRKSEDSRIVVVGSTEGVAELLRQAQQVGIMNEDYTYLVGNLDLHTFQLEEYKYSEANITGIRMFDPDKKEVRELIETLNRAVGESEPLDLGSSPITLAMALTYDAVRVIAETTNNMPYQPQQLNCSERHDVVQQDGSTFRNYMRTLEILDKTITGRIFFQGNVRKGFSFDVIELQPTGLIKVGTWEEGQDFEFNRPPQVQELLDNEENSLVNKTFKVLISVPNKPYASLVESINSLIGNSQYEGYGIDLIKELADKLGFNFTFHNGGNDYGFFNKTTNQTTGMLKEIVEGRADLAITDLTITSEREEAIDFSIPFMNLGIAILYVKPQKAEPALFSFMDPFSKEVWLYLGIAYLGVSLCLFVLGRLSPSEWDNPYPCIEEPEELENQFTINNSMWFTTGALLQQGSEIAPKALSTRTISSIWWFFTLIMVSSYTANLAAFLTIENPSSSIDSVEDLAENKDDVQYGAKRTGSTRNFFLTSEEPIYMKMNAYMTQNKDMLTETNLEGVDKVKAGTKYAFLMESTSIEFNTVRECNLKKIGDALDEKGYGIAMPKNWPYRDKFNRALLELQEQGVLARLKNKWWNEIGAGVCDAKSEDDGPSELEMQNLSGIYLVLIVGSILSFVLSFFYWCLFVFKRAKFYDVPFCDALAEEFKIVISFAENERALKSAQSVYSRSRNSSQSIESLKTDSEDQVPEEE, from the exons atgcatttcTGGTTAATTTGCATCATCTTGCTGTGGCCCAATGAGGTGCGTGGCTATGGATCTATGAATTCTTATGGAGAGCAGTCCATTCGCATTG GTCTTATCAGCGACGATCCCACGGAGCGCATACAACAAACCTTTGAGCATGCCATCTCTGTGGTCAACAGCGATTTGAGTATTCCACTCCAGGGCGATTCGGCCAATGTGGATTATGGAAATTCAGTACACGCATTTGGGGAACTCTGCAGACTGATGCAG AATGGCGTCGGCGCCGTGTTTGGACCTTCGGCCAGGCACACAGCAGCGCATCTTTTCAGTGCCTGTGATGCCAAGGATTTACCCTTTATCTATGCTCATCTCTCATCCAGCCAGCAGACAGACGGCTTCAATCTGCATCCACATGCCGAGGACATTGCTCATGTGCTCTACGATATCATACAACAATTTGAATGGtcgcgttttattttttgctatgAATCCT CTGAATATCTTACAATATTAGATCACTTAGTAGCACTTTATGGCATTAAGAGTCCTCTTATTAAGGTCATGCGATACGATCTCAATCTCAATGGCAATTACAAGGCTGTACTCAGGCGCATTCGCAAATCGGAGGACAGTcgcattgttgtcgttggctcCACCGAAGGCGTTGCTGAGCTGCTGCGTCAGGCTCAGCAGGTGGGCATCATGAATGAGGATTACACCTATCTGGTGGGCAACTTGGATCTGCACACTTTCCAGCTGGAGGAATACAAATACAGCGAGGCCAACATCACGGGCATTCGCATGTTTGATCCGGATAAGAAAGAAGTGCGTGAATTGATTGAAACACTGAATCGTGCCGTGGGCGAAAGTGAGCCACTTGATTTGG GTTCCTCGCCCATTACTTTGGCCATGGCTCTTACCTATGACGCGGTGCGTGTGATTGCTGAGACCACCAACAATATGCCGTACCAACCACAGCAATTGAACTGCTCGGAGCGACATGATGTAGTGCAGCAAGATGGATCCACTTTTCGCAACTATATGCGAACG TTGGAAATCTTGGACAAAACCATCACTGGACGCATCTTCTTCCAGGGCAATGTGCGCAAGGGTTTTAGCTTCGATGTGATTGAACTGCAACCCACGGGATTAATCAAAGTGGGCACCTGGGAAGAAGGCCAAGACTTTGAATTTAATCGTCCACCACAAGTACAGGAACTACTTGACAATGAAGAAAACTCGTTAGTTAACAAAACTTTCAAAGTGCTCATCTCAGTTCCA AACAAACCTTACGCTAGCTTGGTGGAAAGCATCAACAGTTTGATTGGCAACAGTCAGTATGAGGGATATGGCATTGATCTGATCAAGGAACTAGCAGATAAACTGGGCTTCAACTTTACGTTTCACAATGGCGGCAACGATTACGGTTTCTTCAACAAGACCACGAATCAAACAACGGGCATGTTAAAGGAGATTGTTGAGGGT CGCGCCGACTTAGCAATAACAGACTTGACCATCACATCAGAGCGAGAGGAGGCCATTGACTTTTCCATTCCCTTTATGAATTTAG gtattgcaattttatatGTGAAGCCTCAGAAAGCAGAGCCAGCGCTCTTTTCCTTCATGGACCCCTTCTCAAAAGAAGTGTGGTTATATCTGGGCATTGCTTATCTGGGTGTCTCACTCTGTCTCTTTGTGCTGGGTCGTCTTTCGCCCTCTGAATGGGATAATCCCTATCCATGTATAGAGGAACCGGAAGAGCTGGAGAATCAATTTACCATAAATAACTCAATGTGGTTTACCACAGGCGCCTTGCTGCAACAAGGCTCTGAAATTGCACCCAA AGCTTTAAGTACGCGCACTATATCATCTATCTGGTGGTTCTTCACGCTGATCATGGTCTCCTCATATACGGCTAACTTGGCTGCCTTCTTAACCATCGAGAATCCATCGAGTTCCATAGACAGCGTCGAAGATTTAGCCGAGAACAAAGATGACGTTCAATATGGAGCCAAGCGCACAGGATCGACTAGGAATTTCTTCTTG aCATCTGAGGAACCCATTTACATGAAGATGAATGCGTACATGACGCAAAATAAAGATATGTTGACTGAAACGAATCTGGAAGGCGTCGATAAGGTAAAAGCTGGCACCAAATACGCCTTTCTTATGGAGTCCACATCCATTGAATTTAATACGGTGAGAGAATGTAACCTCAAGAAAATTGGCGATGCTCTCGATGAGAAGGGTTACGGCATTGCCATGCCCAAAA ATTGGCCATATCGCGATAAGTTCAACAGAGCGTTGCTGGAGCTGCAAGAGCAAGGTGTCTTGGCTAGACTCAAGAACAAATGGTGGAATGAAATAGGAGCCGGAGTTTGTGAC GCTAAAAGCGAAGATGACGGCCCTTCAGAACTGGAAATGCAGAACTTGAGTGGCATTTATTTGGTGCTGATCGTCGGCTCGATTTTATCGTTTGTGCTTTCGTTTTTCTATTggtgtttgtttgtcttcAAAAGAGCCAAATTCTATGACGTGCCATTCTGCGATGCCTTGGCCGAAGAATTTAAGATTGTCATCAGTTTTGCTGAAAATGAACGAGCCTTGAAGAGCGCTCAATCGGTTTATTCACGCAGTCGCAACTCTTCGCAATCCATCGAATCGCTCAAAACCGATTCTGAGGATCAGGTGCCAGAGGAAGAGTAA